A single genomic interval of Alteromonas sp. BL110 harbors:
- a CDS encoding SDR family NAD(P)-dependent oxidoreductase, whose product MENNVLIVGASGGIASALIEQYRSAGAKVFAVSRAAATESNNLENVSYHQISEQDDKHISGFVKQLAEQDVVLNTVVITTGFLHNESEGIHPEKRLEEVSEEALTAYFATNSIIPSIWLKHLVNVMSKEGATLVCLSARVGSISDNGLGGWYGYRASKAALNMFVKTASVEYKRRLKDVMLVCYHPGTVDTGLSKPFQKNVAAKKLFMPEFTAKQLIHHLSVLDRNQACHFIDWNGEVVTW is encoded by the coding sequence ATGGAAAATAACGTACTTATAGTGGGCGCATCTGGCGGTATAGCGTCTGCGCTTATCGAACAATATCGTAGTGCAGGCGCAAAGGTGTTTGCAGTAAGTCGTGCAGCTGCAACTGAAAGTAACAACCTAGAAAATGTTTCGTATCATCAAATTTCTGAACAGGATGATAAGCATATCAGCGGTTTTGTAAAACAACTCGCTGAACAAGACGTTGTGTTAAATACGGTAGTAATAACAACCGGTTTTTTGCATAACGAAAGCGAAGGTATTCACCCCGAAAAACGTTTAGAAGAGGTCAGCGAGGAAGCCCTGACTGCGTACTTCGCGACAAACAGCATTATTCCCTCCATATGGCTTAAGCATTTAGTCAACGTTATGAGTAAAGAAGGGGCCACCCTTGTTTGTCTAAGCGCGAGAGTAGGGAGCATATCAGACAACGGGCTTGGCGGATGGTATGGCTACCGTGCATCGAAAGCCGCGCTCAATATGTTTGTCAAAACAGCGTCGGTAGAGTACAAACGTAGATTAAAGGATGTCATGCTGGTTTGTTACCACCCAGGTACCGTTGATACAGGATTATCGAAGCCTTTTCAAAAGAATGTCGCCGCCAAAAAACTCTTTATGCCTGAGTTCACCGCAAAACAGCTTATTCACCATCTTTCAGTGCTTGATCGGAACCAAGCTTGCCATTTTATCGACTGGAATGGCGAAGTGGTAACTTGGTGA
- a CDS encoding thiol-disulfide oxidoreductase DCC family protein: MIIFYDGYCPLCIAEMRHLRKRDKHNKLTLVDIQAPDFASRYPAMNWHALNARIHGLREDGTLITGLDVTHEAWKAVGMGWIYAPLRWPVIRYAADAFYNVFAKHRYTISYLLTGKKRQCDRCVPGEPNGK, from the coding sequence GTGATTATTTTTTATGATGGTTATTGCCCCTTGTGCATAGCCGAAATGCGTCATTTACGCAAAAGAGACAAGCATAACAAACTCACCTTGGTCGACATTCAGGCACCTGATTTTGCAAGTCGTTACCCGGCCATGAATTGGCATGCACTTAATGCAAGAATTCATGGGCTTCGCGAAGATGGTACCCTAATTACTGGGCTTGATGTTACCCATGAAGCGTGGAAAGCAGTAGGTATGGGCTGGATTTATGCTCCGCTTCGCTGGCCCGTTATTCGTTATGCCGCCGATGCTTTCTACAATGTATTCGCAAAACATAGATATACCATTTCTTACCTTTTAACGGGAAAAAAACGCCAGTGCGATCGCTGTGTACCGGGAGAGCCGAATGGAAAATAA
- the msrA gene encoding peptide-methionine (S)-S-oxide reductase MsrA, with the protein MANLQVATLAGGCFWCIESAFNTVEGVEKAISGYAGGEKADPTYEEVCTGSTGHAEVVQVTFDADNISYREILEIFFALHNPTQLNRQGNDVGTQYRSAIFYHDDAQKAEAEKIIAQITEEEIWPDPVVTEVVAVNNYYDAEDYHQDYFKNNPQNQYCSMVVAPKLAKFKKTFASRLRSDA; encoded by the coding sequence ATGGCAAATTTACAAGTGGCCACGTTAGCAGGCGGATGCTTTTGGTGTATCGAATCTGCATTTAATACTGTCGAAGGCGTAGAAAAAGCAATTTCTGGCTATGCAGGTGGTGAAAAAGCCGATCCGACCTATGAAGAGGTATGTACAGGAAGCACTGGCCATGCAGAAGTTGTACAAGTAACGTTTGATGCAGACAACATCAGCTACCGTGAAATTCTAGAGATTTTCTTCGCGCTACATAACCCTACTCAGCTAAATAGACAGGGTAACGATGTGGGTACACAGTATCGCAGCGCAATCTTCTATCATGATGATGCACAAAAAGCGGAAGCTGAAAAAATTATTGCACAAATCACAGAGGAAGAAATCTGGCCTGACCCGGTAGTCACTGAAGTAGTCGCTGTGAATAACTACTATGACGCCGAAGACTATCATCAGGATTATTTCAAAAATAATCCGCAGAACCAGTATTGTTCTATGGTGGTTGCACCTAAGCTTGCAAAGTTCAAAAAGACTTTTGCTTCTCGCCTTCGCAGCGATGCATAA